A genomic stretch from Gallus gallus isolate bGalGal1 chromosome 13, bGalGal1.mat.broiler.GRCg7b, whole genome shotgun sequence includes:
- the PRR7 gene encoding proline-rich protein 7 translates to MVMSQGTYTFLTCFAGFWLIWGLIVLLCCFCSYLRRRVKRQQEERLREQSLRALELEPLHYEGYGGSPPGMAVPHRLRLEPHHHHHHHHHPHIPPPRPWSCRHESDLSKPPCYEEALLMAEPPPPYSEVLMDTRGLYRKINAPFLSHERLEKQEQPPSYKPLFLDTGYGSALHLPRSASPGPACPDLYLQAECSPRMFPSWTDSELSSRDTFEPGPWHLPVSMPLFGRTTAV, encoded by the exons ATGGTGATGTCCCAGGGCACCTACACCTTCCTCACCTGCTTCGCCGGCTTCTGGCTCATCTGGGGGCTCAtcgtgctgctgtgctgcttctgcagctacCTGCGGCGGCGCGTCAAGCGGCAGCAGGAGGAGCGGCTGCGGGAGCAGAGCCTGCGTGCGCTGGAGTTGGAGCCGCTGCACTACGAGGGCTATGGGGGCAGCCCCCCCGGCATGGCCGTCCCCCACCGCCTGCGCCTGGagccccaccaccaccaccaccaccaccaccacccccacatcccacccccccGGCCCTGGAGCTGCCGGCACG AGTCGGACCTGTCGAAGCCGCCGTGCTATGAAGAGGCGCTGCTGATGGCCGAGCCCCCCCCACCCTACAGCGAGGTGCTGATGGACACGCGTGGGCTCTATCGCAAGATCAATGCGCCCTTCCTGAGCCACGAGCGGCTGGAGAAGCAGGAGCAGCCCCCCAGCTACAAACCCCTCTTCCTGGACACCGGCTACGGCTCTGCGCTGCACCTGCCCCGCTCAGCCAGCCCCGGGCCGGCCTGCCCGGACCTCTACCTGCAGGCAGAGTGCTCCCCGCGCATGTTCCCCAGCTGGACGGACTcggagctcagcagcagggaCACCTTCGAGCCGGGGCCGTGGCACCTCCCGGTCTCCATGCCCCTGTTCGGCAGGACTACGGCTGTCTAA